The Pseudomonas sp. FP2309 genome has a window encoding:
- the guaA gene encoding glutamine-hydrolyzing GMP synthase: protein MALDIHAHRILILDFGSQYTQLIARRVREIGVYCELHPFDMDDEAIREFAPKGVILAGGPESVHEANSPRCPQAVFDLGVPVFGICYGMQTMAEQLGGKVEGSELREFGYARVDVVGKSRLLDGIEDHIDADGLFGLDVWMSHGDKVTKMPEDFHILASTPSCPIAGMFNDERGYYGVQFHPEVTHTKQGGRILSRFILDICQCEALWTPSKIAEDAIAQVRAQVGTDNVLLGLSGGVDSSVVAALLHKAIGDQLTCVFVDNGLLRLHEGEQVMAMFAENMGVKVIRANAEEQFLNNLAGESDPEKKRKIIGRTFIDVFDAQSNKLDNIKYLAQGTIYPDVIESAGAKSGKAHVIKSHHNVGGLPEEMNLKLVEPLRELFKDEVRRLGLELGLPYDMVYRHPFPGPGLGVRILGEVKKEYADLLRRADHIFIEELRKADWYHKVSQAFVVFQPVKSVGVVGDGRRYAWVVALRAVETIDFMTARWAHLPYELLETVSGRIINEIEGISRVTYDVSSKPPATIEWE from the coding sequence ATGGCCCTCGACATTCACGCCCACCGCATCCTGATCCTCGACTTCGGTTCCCAGTACACCCAACTGATCGCCCGCCGCGTGCGTGAAATCGGCGTGTACTGCGAACTGCACCCGTTCGACATGGACGACGAAGCGATCCGCGAATTCGCACCTAAAGGCGTCATCCTCGCCGGTGGCCCCGAGTCCGTGCACGAAGCCAACAGCCCGCGCTGCCCGCAGGCCGTATTCGACCTGGGTGTGCCCGTCTTCGGTATCTGTTACGGCATGCAGACCATGGCCGAGCAACTGGGCGGCAAGGTCGAAGGCTCCGAACTGCGTGAATTCGGTTATGCCCGTGTGGACGTGGTCGGCAAGAGCCGCCTGCTGGACGGCATCGAAGACCACATCGACGCCGACGGCCTGTTCGGCCTCGACGTGTGGATGAGCCACGGTGACAAGGTCACCAAAATGCCGGAAGACTTCCACATCCTGGCCAGCACCCCGAGCTGCCCGATCGCCGGCATGTTCAACGACGAGCGCGGCTACTACGGCGTGCAGTTCCACCCGGAAGTGACCCATACCAAGCAAGGCGGGCGCATCCTGTCGCGCTTCATCCTCGACATCTGCCAGTGTGAAGCCCTGTGGACCCCGTCGAAAATCGCTGAAGACGCCATCGCCCAAGTACGCGCCCAGGTCGGCACCGATAACGTGCTGCTCGGCCTGTCCGGCGGCGTTGACTCCTCCGTGGTTGCTGCGCTGCTGCACAAAGCCATCGGCGACCAACTGACCTGCGTGTTCGTCGACAACGGCCTGCTGCGTCTGCACGAAGGTGAGCAAGTGATGGCCATGTTCGCCGAGAACATGGGCGTCAAGGTGATCCGCGCCAATGCCGAGGAGCAGTTCCTCAACAACTTGGCCGGCGAGTCCGACCCGGAGAAGAAGCGCAAGATTATCGGTCGCACCTTCATCGACGTGTTCGATGCCCAGTCCAACAAGCTGGACAACATCAAGTACCTCGCCCAGGGCACCATCTACCCCGACGTGATCGAGTCGGCAGGCGCCAAGAGCGGCAAGGCCCACGTGATCAAGTCCCACCACAACGTGGGTGGCCTGCCTGAGGAAATGAACCTCAAGCTGGTCGAACCGCTACGCGAACTGTTCAAGGACGAAGTCCGCCGTCTGGGCCTGGAGCTGGGCCTGCCATACGACATGGTCTACCGCCACCCCTTCCCAGGCCCAGGCCTGGGCGTGCGCATCCTGGGTGAAGTGAAAAAGGAATACGCCGACCTGCTGCGTCGTGCCGACCACATCTTCATCGAAGAACTGCGCAAAGCCGACTGGTACCACAAAGTCAGCCAGGCGTTCGTGGTGTTCCAGCCGGTGAAGTCCGTTGGCGTTGTTGGCGATGGCCGTCGTTACGCCTGGGTCGTGGCCCTGCGTGCCGTAGAAACCATCGACTTCATGACCGCCCGTTGGGCTCACCTGCCATACGAACTGCTGGAGACCGTCAGCGGCCGTATCATCAACGAAATCGAAGGTATCTCGCGCGTTACTTATGACGTGTCGAGCAAGCCGCCGGCGACGATTGAGTGGGAATGA
- the guaB gene encoding IMP dehydrogenase has translation MLRISQEALTFDDILLVPGYSEVLPNEVSLKTRLTRGIELNIPLVSAAMDTVTEARLAIAMAQEGGIGIIHKNMTIEQQAAEVRKVKRYEAGVVKDPITIEADATVRDLFDLTRLHNISGVPVLHDGDLVGIVTSRDVRFENRLEVTVREVMTPKERLVTVKEGADKNDVRELLHKHRIERVLIVDDAFALKGMMTVNDIEKAKAYPLASKDDQGRLRVGAAVGTGKDTGDRVAALVAAGVDVVVVDTAHGHSKGVIDRVRWVKQNFPDVQVIGGNIATGAAAKALAEAGADAVKVGIGPGSICTTRIVAGVGVPQISAIANVAAALEGTGVPLIADGGIRFSGDLSKAIVAGASCVMMGSMFAGTEEAPGEIELFQGRSYKAYRGMGSLGAMSQAQGSSDRYFQDSSAGAEKLVPEGIEGRVPYKGTLSAIIHQLMGGLRSSMGYTGSADIEEMRTKPEFVRITGAGMAESHVHDVQITKEAPNYRVG, from the coding sequence ATGCTGCGTATCAGCCAAGAAGCTCTGACATTCGACGACATTCTCCTAGTGCCCGGTTATTCCGAGGTGCTTCCTAACGAAGTCAGTCTCAAGACCCGCCTAACCCGTGGCATCGAGCTGAATATTCCCCTGGTTTCCGCTGCGATGGACACCGTTACCGAAGCCCGTCTGGCCATTGCCATGGCGCAGGAAGGCGGTATCGGTATCATCCACAAGAACATGACCATCGAGCAGCAAGCTGCCGAAGTGCGCAAGGTCAAGCGTTACGAAGCCGGTGTGGTGAAAGATCCGATCACCATCGAAGCCGACGCCACCGTGCGTGACCTGTTCGACCTGACCCGCCTGCACAACATCTCCGGTGTTCCCGTGCTGCATGATGGCGACCTGGTCGGCATCGTCACTTCCCGTGACGTGCGTTTCGAAAACCGTCTTGAAGTCACCGTCCGCGAAGTGATGACGCCTAAAGAGCGTCTGGTCACCGTCAAGGAAGGCGCCGACAAGAACGACGTGCGCGAGCTGCTGCACAAGCACCGCATCGAACGCGTGCTGATCGTCGACGACGCATTCGCCCTCAAAGGCATGATGACCGTCAACGACATCGAAAAAGCCAAGGCTTACCCGCTGGCCAGCAAGGATGACCAAGGTCGTCTGCGTGTTGGCGCTGCCGTCGGTACCGGTAAAGACACCGGCGACCGCGTGGCCGCCCTCGTTGCAGCCGGTGTTGACGTGGTAGTGGTCGACACTGCCCACGGCCACTCCAAAGGCGTGATCGACCGCGTGCGTTGGGTCAAGCAGAACTTCCCTGACGTGCAGGTGATCGGCGGCAACATCGCCACCGGCGCTGCCGCCAAGGCCCTGGCTGAAGCTGGCGCCGACGCCGTCAAGGTCGGCATCGGCCCGGGCTCCATCTGCACCACGCGTATCGTCGCCGGTGTGGGCGTGCCGCAGATCAGCGCCATCGCCAACGTCGCCGCTGCCCTTGAAGGCACGGGCGTACCGTTGATCGCCGACGGCGGCATCCGGTTCTCCGGTGACCTGTCCAAGGCCATCGTTGCCGGTGCCTCCTGCGTGATGATGGGCTCGATGTTCGCCGGTACCGAAGAGGCCCCGGGCGAGATCGAACTGTTCCAGGGCCGTTCGTACAAGGCTTACCGCGGCATGGGTTCGCTGGGCGCCATGTCCCAGGCCCAAGGCTCCTCCGACCGTTACTTCCAGGACTCTTCGGCAGGCGCCGAGAAGCTCGTACCGGAAGGCATCGAAGGCCGTGTGCCGTACAAGGGCACCCTGAGCGCGATCATCCATCAACTGATGGGCGGCCTGCGCTCCTCGATGGGCTACACCGGCAGCGCCGACATCGAAGAAATGCGCACCAAGCCAGAGTTCGTACGGATCACCGGCGCCGGCATGGCTGAATCCCATGTCCACGACGTGCAGATCACCAAGGAAGCGCCAAACTACCGCGTAGGTTGA
- a CDS encoding sugar ABC transporter ATPase, with product MNSQSILVPKISTLPVHEPRARAIVRWLVRKNIVKEELTTCGRTGNRMAYALADGARAVVLYPEALPFNEPVNGLEIIYKRCIYTPAKGFLEEAGCPECRKEVGEALFDSLEDWMPGHTDNFTCPLCGHEDDINGFLFLQECGFSNLGFIFNNWAEAGFKQSFIDEFADWLDQKISWVKVEL from the coding sequence ATGAATTCCCAAAGCATCCTTGTTCCGAAAATTTCCACCTTGCCGGTCCACGAACCCCGCGCACGGGCCATCGTGCGCTGGCTGGTGCGCAAGAACATCGTCAAGGAAGAACTGACCACCTGCGGGCGCACCGGTAATCGTATGGCCTACGCCTTGGCCGACGGTGCCCGCGCCGTGGTGTTGTACCCCGAGGCGCTGCCGTTCAACGAGCCGGTCAATGGCCTGGAGATCATCTACAAGCGCTGCATCTACACGCCGGCCAAGGGTTTTCTCGAAGAAGCCGGCTGCCCGGAGTGCCGCAAGGAAGTGGGCGAAGCGCTGTTCGACAGCCTGGAAGACTGGATGCCCGGCCACACCGACAACTTCACCTGCCCGCTGTGTGGTCATGAAGATGACATCAACGGCTTCCTGTTCCTGCAGGAATGCGGGTTTTCCAACCTGGGATTCATCTTCAACAACTGGGCGGAGGCAGGGTTCAAGCAGAGCTTTATCGACGAATTTGCCGATTGGCTGGACCAGAAGATCAGCTGGGTTAAGGTCGAACTTTAA
- a CDS encoding sulfite exporter TauE/SafE family protein: MSPVELMSQWSFGGMDWLVIGLGVAVAYIVFGIAGFGTALVAGPVLLLFMPLSKIIPLLVLLDFVAAFGGLLQARREVNKPELLRLLPCMAIGCTLGVVFLLNLHSDLLLLLMGLFISAYAIYTLAVKARPTQLAAGWSIPMGTVGGLFGALFGSGGFLYAIYLNSRLPKDAARATQSALISCSTVVRLSLFLIAGVYADVPLLLMALCLLPAMALGLWCGRRLTMRMSREAFVRLVTWLVLASGIALIGRYLST; the protein is encoded by the coding sequence ATGAGTCCGGTTGAGCTGATGAGCCAGTGGTCGTTTGGCGGTATGGATTGGCTGGTGATCGGCCTGGGTGTGGCGGTGGCGTACATCGTGTTTGGCATTGCCGGCTTTGGCACGGCGCTGGTGGCGGGGCCGGTCCTGCTCCTGTTTATGCCGTTGTCGAAGATCATCCCATTGCTGGTGTTGCTGGATTTTGTCGCGGCCTTTGGCGGCCTGTTGCAAGCCCGGCGGGAGGTGAACAAACCGGAGTTGCTGCGATTGCTGCCGTGCATGGCCATCGGTTGCACGCTCGGTGTGGTGTTTTTGCTCAACCTGCATTCGGATCTGTTGCTGTTGTTGATGGGGCTGTTTATCAGCGCCTACGCCATCTACACCCTGGCGGTGAAAGCGCGCCCCACGCAATTGGCGGCGGGCTGGTCGATCCCCATGGGCACAGTGGGCGGGCTGTTTGGTGCGCTGTTCGGCAGCGGCGGCTTCTTGTATGCGATCTACCTCAACAGCCGCCTGCCCAAGGACGCCGCGCGGGCGACCCAAAGCGCACTGATCAGTTGCAGCACGGTGGTGCGACTGAGTCTGTTCCTGATTGCCGGGGTGTATGCCGATGTGCCGCTCTTGCTGATGGCGCTGTGCTTGCTGCCGGCGATGGCGCTGGGGTTGTGGTGCGGGCGCCGCTTGACCATGCGCATGTCCCGTGAGGCGTTTGTGCGGCTGGTGACATGGCTGGTGCTGGCCAGTGGCATTGCGTTGATCGGGCGCTACTTGAGTACTTGA
- a CDS encoding LysR family transcriptional regulator, which yields MISTRQLRYFVEIADSGSFSAAAERLFVAQSALSRQIKSLENHLQTPLFERTARQPRLTAAGEAFYPRARNLLSELLKASEMATQVGNGRVGTLRLSHSSTVPMSGLLLHGVSTWLQRCPGVSMDIVKLSSEAQLEEIADGRLDAGLLRLPVLRQREGVQVRPLYSEQLLLAVPPDHPLARSDRPVELTQLKDEAFISIPHPQRGGLSYLSAELCMRAGFFPKAARVMSRKTTQLQLIQAGFGIALLPKSMQDIAPTNVQFLPLADPDCLSTVAVACQQAPSPLVEQFCQTLHECL from the coding sequence GTGATTTCCACTCGCCAACTGCGCTATTTCGTCGAAATCGCTGACAGCGGCAGCTTCAGCGCGGCGGCCGAGCGTCTGTTCGTGGCGCAATCGGCGTTGAGCCGGCAGATCAAGTCGCTGGAAAACCACCTGCAGACACCGCTGTTCGAGCGCACCGCGCGCCAGCCCCGGCTGACCGCAGCCGGCGAAGCCTTTTATCCTCGGGCGCGTAACCTGCTGAGTGAGTTGCTCAAGGCCAGTGAAATGGCGACCCAGGTCGGCAACGGCAGAGTCGGCACCCTGCGCCTGAGCCATTCGAGCACCGTGCCGATGAGCGGCCTTTTGCTGCACGGCGTCAGCACCTGGCTGCAGCGCTGCCCCGGCGTGTCGATGGACATCGTCAAATTGTCTTCCGAGGCCCAATTGGAGGAGATCGCCGACGGGCGCCTGGACGCTGGCTTGCTGCGCCTGCCGGTGTTACGCCAGCGCGAAGGGGTGCAGGTACGGCCTTTATATAGCGAGCAATTGCTGCTGGCTGTGCCGCCAGATCACCCGCTGGCGCGCAGTGACAGGCCCGTCGAACTGACGCAACTCAAGGACGAAGCGTTTATCTCGATTCCCCATCCACAGCGCGGAGGCTTGAGTTATCTGTCGGCTGAACTGTGCATGCGCGCCGGATTTTTTCCCAAGGCGGCGCGGGTGATGTCGCGCAAGACCACCCAATTGCAGTTGATTCAGGCCGGCTTCGGTATCGCCTTGTTGCCCAAATCCATGCAAGACATTGCGCCCACCAACGTGCAGTTTTTACCCCTGGCCGATCCGGACTGCCTCAGTACCGTGGCCGTGGCCTGCCAGCAGGCGCCGAGCCCGCTGGTGGAGCAATTCTGTCAAACCTTGCACGAATGCCTATAA